One stretch of Nesterenkonia halotolerans DNA includes these proteins:
- a CDS encoding PadR family transcriptional regulator: MSLRYAILAILTAAPLTGYETAKRFEGSVGHVWHAPDSQIYPELRRMEAEALIEGREERWGSNRLKTRYYITAEGEADFRTWMATPLKYAPWRDVAHMQAAYFEWADPESVRMHLEQHAQHYQEQIDQWTSQVRDIESHEHPMIAARLQRYPAEQHERIVAFKSFAYDGLIRLAQAEVDWANRGLTLLEELEADQTP, translated from the coding sequence TTGAGCCTGCGCTACGCCATTCTGGCGATTCTCACCGCGGCACCGTTGACCGGCTATGAGACGGCGAAGCGATTCGAAGGCTCGGTGGGTCACGTCTGGCACGCGCCCGATTCACAGATCTACCCCGAGCTGCGCCGCATGGAGGCAGAAGCGCTCATTGAAGGTCGCGAGGAACGCTGGGGCTCGAACCGGCTCAAGACTCGGTACTACATCACCGCAGAGGGGGAGGCCGACTTCCGGACCTGGATGGCCACCCCGTTGAAGTACGCCCCCTGGCGAGATGTGGCGCATATGCAGGCGGCCTATTTCGAGTGGGCCGATCCGGAGAGTGTGCGCATGCACCTGGAGCAGCATGCGCAGCACTACCAGGAGCAGATCGACCAGTGGACGAGTCAGGTTCGGGACATCGAATCCCATGAGCACCCGATGATCGCGGCGCGGCTGCAGCGGTATCCAGCAGAGCAGCACGAGCGGATCGTGGCGTTCAAATCATTTGCCTATGACGGATTGATTCGGCTCGCCCAGGCCGAGGTGGACTGGGCGAACCGCGGGCTGACTCTGCTGGAGGAACTCGAGGCAGATCAGACGCCCTAG
- a CDS encoding LLM class flavin-dependent oxidoreductase — translation MKNLGFLSFGHWTPSPHSQTRSASDVLLQSIDLAVAAEELGIDGAYYRVHHYARQLASPFPLLAAVGAKTSKIEIGTGVIDMRYENPLYFAEDAGAADLIAEGRLQLGISRGSPEQAVEGWRHFGYQPAEGESDADMGRRHTEVALQVLSGQGFAEPSPRPMFPNPPGLLRLEPHSEGLRQRIWWGAGSDATARWAASRGMNLMSSTLKDDETGEPFHIQQAKQIQAFREEWAKHDHGFEPRVSVSRSILPIVSDQDRAYFLGQRDSQDQIGMIDEKTRAIFGRSFTAEPDVLVEELAKDEAVQAADTVLVTVPNQLGVDYNAHILESLAEHVAKPLGWK, via the coding sequence GTGAAGAACTTAGGATTTCTCTCTTTCGGACACTGGACGCCCTCGCCGCATTCGCAGACCCGTTCAGCCTCAGATGTGCTGCTGCAGTCCATCGATCTCGCAGTCGCCGCCGAGGAGCTCGGGATCGACGGCGCGTACTACCGAGTGCACCATTACGCCCGGCAGCTGGCCTCACCGTTCCCGCTGCTCGCCGCCGTGGGTGCGAAGACCTCGAAGATCGAGATCGGCACCGGCGTGATCGACATGCGCTACGAGAACCCGCTGTACTTCGCCGAGGACGCGGGTGCGGCCGATCTCATCGCCGAGGGCAGGCTTCAGCTCGGCATCTCCCGCGGCTCACCAGAACAGGCAGTGGAGGGGTGGCGCCACTTCGGCTACCAGCCCGCCGAGGGTGAGTCCGACGCCGACATGGGGCGCCGCCACACCGAGGTCGCGCTGCAGGTGCTCTCCGGGCAGGGCTTCGCCGAGCCCAGCCCCCGCCCGATGTTCCCCAACCCACCCGGACTGCTGCGGCTTGAGCCTCATTCCGAGGGCCTGCGCCAGCGCATCTGGTGGGGAGCGGGATCCGACGCGACTGCCCGCTGGGCGGCGTCGAGGGGGATGAACCTCATGAGCTCCACGCTGAAGGATGACGAGACCGGGGAGCCGTTCCACATCCAGCAGGCCAAGCAGATCCAGGCCTTCCGCGAGGAATGGGCCAAGCATGATCACGGCTTCGAACCGCGGGTCTCCGTCTCGCGGTCCATCCTGCCCATCGTCTCGGATCAGGACCGTGCCTATTTCCTGGGGCAGCGCGACTCCCAGGACCAGATCGGGATGATCGACGAGAAGACCCGCGCGATCTTCGGACGCAGCTTCACCGCCGAGCCTGACGTGCTCGTGGAGGAGCTCGCCAAGGACGAGGCGGTCCAGGCCGCGGACACCGTGCTGGTGACCGTGCCCAACCAGCTGGGCGTGGACTACAACGCGCACATCCTGGAATCCCTGGCCGAGCACGTGGCCAAGCCCCTGGGCTGGAAGTAG